The Meriones unguiculatus strain TT.TT164.6M chromosome 14, Bangor_MerUng_6.1, whole genome shotgun sequence sequence TCACTGAACCCTGGACGCCCACGGGCGACAGGTGCAGGCGTATGGGGGGCTCTGGGAGGGGCTCCGGCCCCGAGGCTGAGCAGGCCGGAGCAGGGTCCCCCTCAGAGCCCACAGTGCTCAGGGAGGTGGAGCTTCCAGAACCCCTCAGGGAAGCCATGAGAGGGGCGGCAGGGGCTGCTAAGGAAGGGAACAAGGGGTCAGGGCTCCCCAACTCACTCACACTCAGCTGACAGTTCCCACGGGTCTCGGCAGCACTCGACTAATCTGTCCAGGCTGATCCTGTACCTGTCTggatccttccttcccttccggGCCTTGAGCCTCCATTGCGTTAACTCACCTCCTCCATCAACCACAATTACCATCGGGAATCTGTCCAACTGACCCTGTCACTGCCACAATCACAAGCCCTTTACACTCAAGTCCAGCGTCTTCGGCCCCACAGGGCCCCATCCaacgcagccagggcggacgccTTCACCAACTCCCCTCTGAACGGCGCATCTACGAGCCCTCACCCCTTCACATTCAACTCTGTCCGGAACCTCAGAGGAGCAGCTGCCGGCCTTTGTGCACACTGCTCCCTGTATGCAGAACACTCCTTCGTGTCCAGCTCCTCTCTCCTGAACTCTGAGTCCTCCGCTTAGCAGTCTCCTCCGTGGTCTTGGTGTTGGCGGCGCGGCTCAGCTCTGGGCCAGCCACAGAAGGATGCTCAGTGCCCTGAGGGAAGGGACAAATGCCCACAGGCTCCACCTGTCTGGGCTGCTCACCTGTCGGAGTATCACTCACAGCTGCGCAGTCACAGGCTTCACCTTGGTGGCCACACCCGAGCCTAAGGCTGGGTTTGGACAGGCTGAGGCCCCGGGTTCCCTCCGGCATGGCTGAGTGGCACAACTCGGACCTACAAAGAGACCCGCTTCTTGGGAACAGAACTTCGCCGGCCTGGCTGCAGCTCCAACTCACGGATAGGGTACTAGAAGTTGATCGACATCCAAGCAGGGCCCCCAGGGAGATTCAAAGTGACAGAAACAAGGGGCTGGGAAGACAAGCCGAAGATGGAAAGGTTGAGACAAAGAGCGAAGACAGCAAAAGTGCCCGAGTCTGCAAGTCCCATCTGTCTGGGGCCCCCCTCCCCCGGGCTCAGGGATCCTGGGAACTCTCAGGCTCAAGCTGCAACTGAGGGCGAGGGGCAGGGCTGGGAAAAACCGTGGGCGGGAGAGGCCGCGGGGTCCCAGGGGAGGGCGGAGGCTGGGGGACCGGATGCCAGGGTCCTGCAGTCGGCTTCTTACCCCGCCCAGGGCTGCGCGCTGGGGCGCTGGCCCCGAGCCCTTCACCCAGCTCCAGCCGGCTCCCGAGGCGCCCCAACCGCAGCCCCCGCCGCCGGAGCGTGCCCCTGTGCGGTCGCAGCCCCGACTCCCGCCGGCGCCTCCGCTCCCCCCGCCGGCACGCCCCCTCATTGTTCCGCCTCGGCGCCGCCCCCTCCCCCCGGCCCCCGGCCCCTCGCGCGCCCTCACCTCCCCGGGAGCCGCCGGCCCTGGGGTCGGAAGTCCCGCGCGCCTGGACGGGAGTGCGTGGTCCCCGGGAAAACCCGCACCCAGGGTCGTGAACTTGGGGCTCTGGGACTGCAGACTCCGGGCAGAGTTGGGATCCGGAGTCCGAAGTCTCGGTGTTGTAAGCGGACGATGCTGCAGCCCTCCTCTCGAGGCTCTGCCGGGGGCGCCGGGGCCCCGAGTGCCCGGGTCTTCTAGGTAGGGCTGTGTGCCGTAGGGGGAtcaggaggggcagggaggaagtcACCTCCGGGAGGGACCGCGAAAACTCCTGCAAGTGACGGACGCTGCGGCCCGGGCTCGCGGCGCCAAGTCGCGTCCCCAGGCGGCTCCAGGAGGGGGCCTCGGCCTGCGCGGGACCTCGCGGGGATGCGCGGCCACCGCTGCGGCGCGTCTTCCCAGCCCGGTGCGGGACGGGCCTCCGGCCTCGGAGCTCACGTCCCGGCCCCGCGGCTCGTCCAGGAGGGGGCGCTGCGCAGCGGGGGCCCGGCCCGGCGCGGGAGCCGGCGCGTGCGGGCCTCTGGGGCCGCGGGACAGGGCTCCGGGACGCCGCGGGCAGAGTCGGGTCCCAGATGTGGGGCGGGGGGCGGCCGCCCGAGGCTTCCCCTCCCCCCGGCGGCCGCCGCGGCTCACATCCTGTTCCCGCCCGCCGGGGGGAGGGGCCGCCTTCCGGCACGCCCTCCCGCAAAGGGTTAAACCTCCGCCCCCTACTCTGAATAGTCGCAGAGGGCGGGTCCCGCGACGGGCCACGCCCACATTCCAGGCGCCCCGAGGACTTTTGCCTTTTACAGCAAGGGCCGGCGAGGCGTGAGAAGCCGGAATCGCTGCACGCTCGCGTTCCCATTGGCCAGCCGGAGGGCTTTGTATTTGCATATGCCGCGGTGGGCGGGGTCCGCGCGGAAAGCCGCGCGACTGGAACTGACTGAAGGACTTTGTGGCGCGAGGGTGCGGCCGGAGCTCCAGTGGCGCAATCGGTTAGCGCGCGGTACTTATATGTCAGTGCAAGCGGGGCGATGCCGAGGTTGTGAGTTCGATCCTCACCTGGAGCACTCCTTTTCCTCCCGCCTTGCCCTAAGTGGCCGTGCTTTCGTGATGTGGTCTCATCCAGTTTTACGAGTCTTTCACATTTCTATGACCACACGAAACGGTTTCGCTTGTTCGAGACAGGGTCCCACCAGGTAacttctggctgccctggactccgcctgtagaccaggctggcctcgaactcacagaggtcctccagCCGCTGCCTCCggagggctgggattgcaggcgtgcgtCCCAGGACCTACAGAACTTTGAAGAAGGAGCGTTTCCTTGCGAGTGTTTGGCGATGGTCGGTCGGTTGGAACCGAACCGGCGGCGCGATCCCCATTGCGGTCGCCAGGGGGCGACGCCGCCTCGTCGGATGGCCCGGGCGTCGACTGTCGGGTGGAAGGAAGGTCGGATCAGGCCCTGCCTCCAAAGCGAACCCCGTCAGCTTTCCGAATCGCTTTTTCCCAACGCACAGCGAGCGCTCTCCGGGCACCTCTGTCCCCCAGGCCTGCGGGACTGCTGAAAAGGTGCTAAGAGCATTTAAAACCCGACCTCCAGTGTTCCCCAGCCTGACTCCTGCCTTAGTCACCACCTGGGAGCGAGAGGACAAGCTCAGATTAGGGAGTGACACAGACGCAGACTGCCTCAGGCCTCGGGCCGGCCGTGGGGTCTATCTCACGGGcgtgggtgttctgcctgcgtgaGTGTCTGGGAACCGCGTGCGCGCTCGGTACCCAGGAGGAGGGCGTTAGACCCTGGAGCTGGGGCCGTGTGGAGGAGGGAGAAGCCAGGACCTGCCATCGTCAGTGttaactgcggagccatctctccagccgcggGGGAGCTGTTGGAACAGACCCCCGGGGGAGAGGAGTGAGCCTGGGAAGGCGGGCGGGCTCCAGGTGACACCCTCTTGGAAGATGGGTGTGTCAGTGCGGCCGGAGTGCAGAGCAGGCCCCGCAGGCGGAGGGTGTGTCGGGGGAGGGGGCGGGCTGCCGGGCTGCGGAGTCCCGACTGTGATTGAACCCTGGTGTTCTAACACGCTTCCCTGATGGGGGAGAGCAGCTGGTACAGGGGTGGGAAGGAGCGCGCAGGTGGGCTTTCGGCGGGGCCCTCGGTTCCAGTGAGCGCGCGTGGGTGCGTCTGTCTCCGGAGTGTGGCTGGCCAACGGGCCGGGGTCCTGCCCTTTTaagtccttgtttttattttctgcgTGCGAGGGTGTCGcaagcatgcctggtgcccagggaggccaggagagggctcCGGGTCCTCTGGAACCGGGGTTGggagctgtcatgtgggtcctctgcaggGGAAGCAGGttctcctaacctctgagccatctctccaggacccgGAGGCATATTCCTGGGCCAGGGCAGACACCGAGCACTTGGCTACATCCTCGGCTCGCGGTgactgggggagaggaggagaggacgacgggccagggccagggcccacccaccctcttcctctCAGCGTCCGGCACTGACTACCCTCGTTCCCCCTACATTCCCGATGCCTCTAGCTCCGTGAGTTTCTGTTTCCCTCTCCCAACCCTTTCCTACAAAGCAGGGCCTGGGCCCCTTCTCACAGGAAGGCAGTTGCCTGGAAGAGGTGAGCAGAGGGGGGCAGAAGGGAAAGACGgacagggctggggtggggggaagagcaAGGTTAAGCACAGTTTTGGGAAaagacagaggaaaggagaggttaGTTAGGAGGCAGAGGGCCTAACAGGGAGGGAGCCAGAGCGAGCCGAACGGAAGCCCTAGAGGCCGAGAGGCTGAGGGGAAACAAGCCGGGCCGCAGCCGTAGgtgggaggagctggggagggaggggagcgAGGGCGGAGCGCGGGCCCTGACGCGGCCAGCTTCCGGCGCGGCCGGCCCAGCCGGAGCCCTTGCCTTGTATGGTCGGAGGACGGGGCTCGCCCAGCCCTGCGCCCCGCGAGCCGAGCCCGACGGAGCTCCGGAAATGCCCGATCGCGGTCGGCCCGAGGCCGCGGGGTCGGCCGGGGCTGGAGGGGCGCGCGGAGCCCGGGGCCTCCCACGTCTCCCCAGCCCGTCCACACCCGGGGGGCGCGCAGTACGGCCCCCCAAGCAGCGCTGAGGTCGAGGCCGGAGGCCGGCCAAGAGTTCCAGCCGCTCGGGTTCAGAGGTCAAACCCAGGCACCCCAGAAAGCCGTCCAGAGGCGGGCGAGGGGCTCAGCGGCGCCACCCCGACCTCCTCCCCGCGCCtccgaggctgaggcaggggactgCCAACGTTTATAAACGAGGCGGCGTCCGTGCGTCCGCAGCCGGGCCCGGCCTCCTGGGCGGGGCGCAGCGTCCCCGCGGGCCGGCCAGCTCCGGGCTGACCCCCGCCCGGGCTCGCGTTCCGGCACATTCCGTCCTCGCCGCGCCGCCCCGCCCGCCTTGGCCCCGGGGGACGGAAACATCTCGTCTCTCCGCCCGAGCCGGGTCAGGAGCCGGAGGGACAGGACCCGAGGCCCCACGCCCCAGAACCCGCTCTCCCGGCTCCACGCGGTGACCTCATCTCGCCACGCCCCCTCAGGTGAACCTCCGCGCTGCCGGCGTCACTTCCTGCCAGGTAAGCGCCCCCAGGCCGCGGCCCGGAGGCCCGCTGACAGCGCTGCGGTGTGGCTGTGACCCCCAGGAAAAGCCAGAGTCCATCTCCGTTCACGCTCAAGATTTTAttcaaaaattcaaaaagaacCCCACAAAAATAGACTTGTACaacaatatattattatattatttctggtaaAGCATCCGTCTTAACGTTACAAAAAGAAAAACGAAGCAGACGACCCAATAGATATAAATACTATAAAATCTTATTACAATAAATAAAGTCGTCATAAATAAAAGGGCccaggggttgggggaagggcTTTGGCAATGGCTTTGGCTATGTTCTTTGGGAGGGAAATTCGAGCACCAGGATTCTCCCTCGGGGGAGGCTCCAACCACCAGACACTGAACCTTGGGGTCTACTGAAAACACGGGGTGAGGCCGGGCGCCggggcgcacgcctgtgatcccagcacttgggaggcagaggcaggtggatctctgagttcgaggccagcctgctctaacATAcagagtgggtccaggacagccagggctacacagagacaccctgtctctcTCGGTGGGGGTAAAAAATAAAGGTGGGAACGGGGTCGTGGGAGCCAGCTCTTCACAGCACTTAAGGTTCCAGGAGGCCAGGAGGGGTGGTGTAGCTGTAGCCCCAGGACTCCGGGATAAGGCAGGGCTGCACAACGCCAGCCTGGGGAACCAAGCCCCTCACCGAAGCAACCGAGGACGCGGCCCGGAGGGCCAACGGTCAACCGTCCTGCAGACAGTCTCAGGCCCAGGAACCGGAGCCACCCGAACACTGAATTGGCAGACTGGGGACCTGCCCCAGCCCAGCACCACGGGAGCGGGTTAATGCATCTTGGAATGTCCGAAGGAGGCCGCTAACTGGCCGAGGAGCCCCCCGGGCCCCCTCCCCCGCCTGGAGGCCCGGCCGACCCGGGCCGGGTAGGCGGCGCTTGTCACTCAGAGACAGAGATGCGGTTGAAGATGGGAAGGCGCCTCGGGGGCGCGGGCGGCTGGGGGGGCCCGAACACCCCGGCCTCGAACACGGGCGAGTCCGAGCCGCCCAGGCTGCTGCCGCTGCTGGCGTAGTCGTCGGCGTCGGAGCCCAGCGAGTGCGCGGACGGGCTGCGGGCCAGGCCGCCCAGGGGCCCCCAGAGGCCGGCGGGCGTGGACCTCCGGCAGGAGGGGCAGCAGGCCGCGGGGGGCTCCCTCCGCGCCACGGGCGTCCCGGGGGCGGCGGAGAAGGCCGAGGGGGACAGCGGCAGgtcggcgggcggcggcggcgagccGGGGGGCGAGAAGGAGCCGGCGGACAGGCAGGGCCCGGGCAGGCCGGGCGGCGGCGAGGCCCCGCGGCCCGAGAAGCTCACGCTCTGGCGCAGCACGTGCGGCGGGCGCGGGGCGGCCGCGTCCTCGCTGGGGTTGTGGATGAAGTGGCAGCGCGCGCCGTAGGGGCAGCGGCCCTGGAGGTAGAACTTGTGGCACAGCTCCGTCTTGTACTTGGGGTGGCGGTTGGCCTGGCGCAGCTCGGCGGGGCCGTGCGCGAACTGGCACTTGCTCCCGTAGCGGCAGCGCCCGCTCTCCGAGAAGGTGCGGCACAGCTCGGTCTTGTAGCGCGACGAGGCGGCGGCGGGCGGCGAGGCGGGCGCGGGCTCCGGGCGCGGCGCCAGCGGCTTGAagccgggcggcggcggcggcaccCAGGCGCAGCTGCGGCCCTCCACCAGGCTGCTGGAGCGGCCGGGCGGGCGGCAGGGGCGGGCGGCCCACAGGGCCTCGGGGCCGGACGACAGCTCGGGGCTCAGCGACAGGAGGCTCTGCGGGGAACAGGGCTCGGTCAGGGCCCCGCGGAGGCCTGGGGGGCGGCGCCCCGCCCCTAGGGCAGCGCACCCCGCGAGCTCGCCGTTCCGGTTTGTGGGTTCTCGGCCCGGGCGCCCCACCCGGCTCCCACAGACTGGAGAGAACTGGGCGTTCCCACGAGACGGGACGGACCCGGGGGCCCCCAAATCAAAGCATGGCACTGTCCCCCCCCGGGGCCTCTCGaccccttctctccccccacaCCCAACCCGGCCACAACCGCCCGTCGGGCGCCCCGGTGTCACAGCCCGGGGGAGCCTCGAAGGCGCCCCGTCCAGCCCACGGCAGCCCGGGCTCCGGGGGCACCGCGGGGCACGGGCAGGTGCGGAGCGGCGCAGCCCCCCGGGGCCCGGCGTGCGGGCGTCCCGGGTCGAAGCGCGGCGCATCGGGGGTGCCGTGCGGGCAGGGCTCACCTCGTAGATGGCGGAGAGGTCCATGGTGGCTCGGACGGCCGTGCGGGGCAGAGCGACGGGCGGGTCGCGGCAGCCGGGCTGTGGCTCGAGGCGAGAGAGCGCGCCCTTTATGGGGAGGCCGGGGGAGGGAGTGGCCTCGGGAGCTTCCCGGACGCGCCCCCGCGGCCGAGCCCGGCCCGCTCCGACCCGGCCCCTTCCGCCCCGCTGCTGGTTAGCTCGTGGGCACCCCCCCCCGCCCTCTCGGGAGGAGGGCTGGGGGTGTGACCCACCGTGGGGAGGGTGGCGGCGGGGCGAGTCGTTCTCCAGGGCCGAAGACACCCTGAGGAGAACTGGGGCAGGAGCGGGGCAGGGCTCCCGGGACGACTGAGAAGGGCAGAGACTGGgagggcgtgtgtgtgtgagacagacgGGGGCGGGGAGAGACAAGCCGGGAGAGACAGAGATGGCCAGGAGccgagagaaaaacaaaaagtgagaGACGTACGCGCTCAGGCCCGCTGCTTTAGGACTGTGATTGGGACACCAggcgaggctgaggcaggaggctggcaAAACCAAGGCCTGGCTggactgcacagtgagttccagggcagcctgggtaGCCTAGAGAGACTTCTGTCTTAAAAAGTAGGAAGGCGACTGGTGCGGGGCAAGCCTTTATGACTCCCAGCCCCTGCGAGGCAGCAGACTgagctgtgtgagttcaaggccagcctggtctacagagttccagcaCAACCAGGAATACACgcggagaaatcctgtcttgaaaaacacagagaaaaactgtcctGGAAAAGAAAGGGCCAGTGACATATGGCATATGGCTGTGATCCTGGCATTCAGAGGTGGAGGCAAAGCCAGTCTCAGCCATTGATCAAGGTCCAGGTCCTATTTCTGAAAAGAGAGGAACCacggaggtgggggagggagtgAACAGACTCCGTGCTGCAGTGATTACTTGGCACGCACTCTTTAGATCCGTCCCTActacagaaagggaaaagaaagaaaaatgacctACATAGAGTGGACACAGTAGGAGAGGGGGTCGGTAAACAAACTTAGAAAAGGAAGGAGGTTACATAAAGATGAAGAGGGAAGGTGAAATAAAAACTACAATCTCTGGGCCCAGAACCCGTCAGACAGTTGGCCCAGGAAGGAACACTCAGAGCCTTCCCCCTCGCTGTAGCTCCGGAGTGGTCTTTCCAACCCCCAGACCGGCAGGCTGGGCAGGGCCCCTTTACCCAAGCTGCACTTTAAATCGTTAAGAGGTTTCGCTTCCGAAATCTCAAGACTGAAATAGCCCGAGTCTTTTATTAGGATGAAAGCTCGCGTCTGAAAGGCCACCTGAACGCCGAGTGGGCCTCTGGGAACGCAAGAGCAAGCACATCTGGAAGGTTTCTGCGTTCCAGCCGggtgtcctggctggcctggaactcgccaTTCTCCAGTCCTCACCACCCAGGAGTTAGGACTAGAGAGAAGCAGGGCCGCCACGCCCGAGGGAGAAGTGTTACTTGAAGGGTATCCCCCGTGGAAGAGTGTGCGTGGGGGGCTCTGGTGGGCAGGGGTGTAACTCCGATGCTGGGGACCTCGCGCACGGCGCGGCGCGCGCGGGTACCGAGGCGGGGAGAGGCTACCGGGCAGCTCCCGGCCCGCCTCATCCCTCGTCGGAGCGGGCGCGCAGGGGGAACCCCTGCTGCGGCGCCTTCTGGGGCCAGGGCCCTCCCGGGCCGGTCCCGTGAGCTGGGCAGGCCGTAGGCTGTGGTGGCACGGTTGCGGCCTCCCGCTCGCCCGTGACTCACTCGCTAGGGCGGGGCGGGGGGGCTTCCTGGAAGCCGTGACGCTCAGCCCGGACGCTTGGGTTCCTCTCCTGTAACCAGGGCTGCCGTCTGTTGTAAACAGTCTCGGGGACAACGGGAAGGGACGGGGAGGAGGCGCCCCAAaacctcccccccccgccccgtgcGCAGCTCCCTGAGCAGCAGCTCCGGGGCGACCGCGGGGGGCGCGCGCCGGGCGGGGGTCAGGCGGCTGGACGGGGCGCGGAGGAGGGGCTCCGGTTTCGATTCCCCGGAGACCCGGGCCTCTGCCAGCCTGACTCAGCCCGGCCCCCTCCTCGATCTGCTGAGTCACCGGGCTGGGGCCGAGCGCCGGGGAGGGGGCTGGGCGGGCCCGGGGCTCAGCCGGGGGACGTGAGCGCGGAGGCCCCTCCGGTCCCGGACGCCGCCGGGCCGCAGGCCTCAGGGAGACGCCACCGTCTACCCCACGGGGTGCAGGGCTCAGCCGGCGCCGCTCACACCGGGGCCTCGGGCCCAGGCCACTCCCCGCCGGGGGGTGCAGGCCCGTCCCGGCACCCCGGACTCGGGGCTCTCGGCCGGCCCCCGCCCGGGGACCCAGTCCCAGAAGGAAGTTCACGCCGACCCCTCCCTGTCCCCACGCAGCCAGCGGGGAAAATCCGCGGCGCGGCCGGCGGCCGGGAATCCCCTCTGGAATGACGGCGGGGAAGGGGACGGCCGAGGCCCGCCGGGCACGCGGCCACGTCCGCGCGCgcgacggggggggggggctgggggaggCGAAAGGGGCGGAAACCAGGGAGGCTAAAAATACAGCGAGCACTTCCGGCCCGGGCGGCGGGGGGAGGTGAGCCCAGAGCTGAGTTTCCAGAAAAACAAGCGGGGACGGGAAACACGGGGGTGTGAGAGCCGGGGGGCGGGCCGGGGCCCGCGTCCACGCGGCACGTGCGTGCTCGTCGTGATTGCCTGCGAGTGTGGGCTTGGCAGGGTGCTGCAGGGCCACAGCCGCTGCCAACTGCAGTGTTCCCCGGGGGTGCCgggaggcgtgtgtgtgtgtgtgtgtgtgtgtgtgtgtgtgtgtgtgtgtgtgtgtgtgtgtgtgtgtgtgtgtgatggggagTCAGTCCTAGAACTCCCGGTAAGCAGCTGGGGACACAGGTGTGGGCCGCGCCCGTGAGTGTGCCCAGGGCTCCGGTGGCGCAGGGGCCTGGGAATGGAGGTGAAGCCTCCTGCCCTGTGTGCTGCAGGTGGCCCCTGGAGAGCTGCCAACTGTAACCGCCGCAGCCGCCGCCTTTGAAGGGGCTTCATGAGAACCGTCACTTCACCCCACCCGCCTGCGTGTAACTGGGCCACCGTGGGCTGGGGGGCACCGAGGGAGTCCTGGCAGGTGTGCACATGGGACCTGGAGGTGTGTGTGGGCTCTCTGCGGCTGAGCTGTTTGTTGTGCtccgtgtgtgtctgtgggtcCTGACAGTGTGGAAGGCCTGAGTGGACCAGTCACAAGGCCGTGAAACCAGCGAACTTTGGTGCTTGACGTAGCACCAGGCGCGTGACGGCAGGCCGCTCGTGAGCTCCCTCCCGTGCCTGCCTCTGTGGGCAGCGCAGCCTGCACGCTCCCGCACCTACACGAGCCAGTCTTCCGTCCCCAGTGAGCCCGGGCGCTCTGCAGCAGGGCTGAGTCAGCGGTGATGGGCAAAGTCTTGATGGGGTGAGAGATAGCGGCTTAAGTGGTGG is a genomic window containing:
- the Zfp36 gene encoding mRNA decay activator protein ZFP36; protein product: MDLSAIYESLLSLSPELSSGPEALWAARPCRPPGRSSSLVEGRSCAWVPPPPPGFKPLAPRPEPAPASPPAAASSRYKTELCRTFSESGRCRYGSKCQFAHGPAELRQANRHPKYKTELCHKFYLQGRCPYGARCHFIHNPSEDAAAPRPPHVLRQSVSFSGRGASPPPGLPGPCLSAGSFSPPGSPPPPADLPLSPSAFSAAPGTPVARREPPAACCPSCRRSTPAGLWGPLGGLARSPSAHSLGSDADDYASSGSSLGGSDSPVFEAGVFGPPQPPAPPRRLPIFNRISVSE